In Palaemon carinicauda isolate YSFRI2023 chromosome 41, ASM3689809v2, whole genome shotgun sequence, the following are encoded in one genomic region:
- the LOC137632559 gene encoding uncharacterized protein has product MGYQILYLLLTIAVVTSKASPQPYEDIISQIMKESAEEEPTQNGTACPPMFSLIGGKCLYFASFVQQNQVACRQVCHSLEGELAAIRTATELQEIIREIERRGLVEMGFWIDGTFDGTEHWNFSNTDLVPLGTPFWYAAEDKQPSPTNDPLLKCASINKDSGFLMKDMDCERHFSPLCERAPVSLDESEEDQEEETDHLEAENIICPPFFVDISGNCIAFITWSEIPWVAAKQTCNAITSGSELLMTQDIELLRLLYNYLHEEGLDGHNFWIGATDVDAEGVWIHNGSEVVIEAPFWGNSDLGGMEPDGKDAENCLALTSAGQHYFRDKSCDEPYNPMCTVKPLSL; this is encoded by the exons ATGGGGTATCAAATCCTGTACCTTCTACTGACAATTGCGG TGGTGACATCAAAGGCTTCCCCTCAGCCATACGAAGACATTATATCACAAATTATGAAGGAGTCTGCAGAAGAAGAACCCACGCAGAACGGAACAGCCTGTCCTCCTATGTTCAGTTTAATAGGAGGCAAATGTCTTTACTTCGCCTCCTTTGTGCAACAAAATCAAGTTGCCTGCAGGCAGGTGTGCCATTCTCTTGAGGGCGAATTGGCAGCCATCCGTACTGCGACTGAACTCCAGGAAATAATACGAGAGATTGAAAGGAGAG GACTCGTCGAAATGGGCTTTTGGATAGACGGAACCTTTGATGGCACAGAACATTGGAACTTCTCAAATACAGACCTAGTTCCACTGGGAACGCCCTTCTGGTACGCAGCCGAAGATAAGCAGCCAAGTCCAACAAATGATCCCCTGCTTAAATGTGCAAGCATTAATAAAGACTCCGGATTCTTAATGAAAGACATGGACTGCGAACGGCATTTCTCGCCGCTTTGTGAACGTGCGCCGGTTAGTCTTGACGAAAGCGAAGAAGATCAAG AAGAGGAAACGGACCATCTGGAGGCTGAGAACATCATCTGCCCCCCATTTTTCGTTGACATATCGGGCAATTGTATAGCATTCATAACTTGGTCTGAAATCCCTTGGGTTGCAGCAAAGCAGACGTGCAATGCCATCACTAGTGGCTCAGAGCTTCTAATGACTCAAGACATAGAGCTACTGCGACTTCTTTACAACTATTTACACGAGGAAG GACTAGATGGACATAATTTCTGGATAGGTGCCACAGATGTTGATGCAGAAGGCGTATGGATACACAATGGTTCAGAAGTAGTTATAG AGGCACCGTTTTGGGGGAACAGTGATCTAGGTGGCATGGAGCCTGATGGCAAAGATGCTGAAAATTGTCTGGCGCTGACATCCGCAGGTCAACACTACTTCAGGGACAAAAGTTGCGATGAACCTTACAACCCAATGTGCACAGTAAAACCGTTGTCTTTGTAG